Proteins from a single region of Antechinus flavipes isolate AdamAnt ecotype Samford, QLD, Australia chromosome 2, AdamAnt_v2, whole genome shotgun sequence:
- the SLC26A2 gene encoding sulfate transporter: MSDKEDCHASSSNDLVKDDDQCHHYHRILLEPQEKKNTDFKECVVKKLKKTCCCSPAKAKNWILGFMPVLQWLPKYDLKKYLLGDVMSGLIVGILLVPQSIAYSLLAGQEPIYGLYTSFFAGIIYFLFGTSRHISVGIFGVLCLMIGEVVDREVHKAGYGVEHTDKPGIFNHINESVIILPVNQTSEQICNKSCYAITVGTTVTFIAGIYQVAMGLFQVGFVSVYLSDALLSGFVTGASFTILTSQAKYLLGLNIPRSSGVGSLITTWIYIFKNIHKTNFCDLITSLLCLLVLVPTKELNEHFKSKLKVPIPTELVVVVAATLASHFGKLNEKYGTSIAGHIPTGFLPPKAPDWNLIPNVAVDAIAISIIGFAITVSLSEMFAKKHGYTVKANQEMYAIGFCNIIPAFFHCFTTSAALAKTLVKESTGCQTQVSSVMTALILLLVLLVIAPLFYSLQKCVLGVITIVNLRGALRKFGDLPKMWRLSKMDTLIWFVTMLSSALISTEIGLLIGVCFSMFCVILRTQKPEAPILGHVEESEIYESTCAYKNLQTEPGIKIFRFVAPLYYINKECFKSALYKKTISPVLVKTAQKKAAKRKLKEKMVTFSGCQDEVSMNLSSEPLELHTIVIDCSALQFLDTAGIQTLKEVRKDYADIGIQVLLAQCNPSVRSSLYHGEYCTKEEETLIFCSVHQAFCFALDLQKQKALCASNGLSTSTD, from the exons ATGTCAGACAAAGAAGATTGCCATGCAAGCTCATCCAATGATCTTGTTAAAGATGATGACCAGTGCCATCATTATCATAGAATTCTTCTGGAGCCTCAGGAGAAAAAGAATACTGACTTTAAAGAATGTGTGGTCAAAAAGTTAAAGAAGACTTGCTGTTGTAGCCCAGCCAAAGCAAAAAACTGGATTTTGGGATTCATGCCAGTCTTGCAATGGCTCCCTAagtatgatctgaaaaaatatcTTCTTGGAGATGTAATGTCGGGCTTGATTGTAGGCATCTTATTAGTCCCACAGTCCATTGCATATTCCCTTCTGGCAGGCCAAGAGCCAATTTATGGTCTGTACACTTCTTTTTTTGCtggaataatttatttcttatttggaaCATCCAGACACATCTCAGTGGGTATTTTTGGAGTGTTATGCCTCATGATTGGTGAAGTAGTTGACCGGGAGGTACACAAAGCTGGTTATGGGGTGGAACATACAGATAAACCTGGCATTTTTAATCACATAAACGAAAGTGTCATCATTCTACCTGTGAACCAGACCTCAGAACAAATCTGTAACAAAAGCTGCTATGCAATTACTGTTGGCACAACAGTAACTTTCATAGCTGGAATTTATCAG GTAGCCATGGGCCTGTTTCAAGTTGGCTTTGTCTCTGTCTACCTATCCGATGCTTTGCTGAGCGGATTTGTCACTGGTGCCTCCTTTACTATTCTTACTTCTCAGGCCAAATATCTTCTAGGACTAAACATCCCTCGAAGTAGTGGTGTGGGCTCTCTTATCACTACCTGGATATATATCTTCAAAAACATTCACAAGACCAATTTCTGTGACCTCATTACTAGTCTTTTGTGCCTTCTTGTCCTTGTGCCAACCAAAGAACTCAATGAACACTTCAAATCCAAGCTTAAGGTACCAATTCCCACTGAGTTGGTAGTTGTTGTGGCCGCCACACTGGCATCTCATTTTGGCAAACTAAATGAAAAGTATGGCACCAGTATAGCTGGACACATCCCTACTGGGTTCTTGCCCCCCAAAGCACCAGACTGGAACTTGATTCCCAATGTGGCTGTTGATGCAATAGCTATTTCCATCATTGGTTTTGCTATCACTGTGTCACTGTCAGAGATGTTTGCCAAGAAGCATGGCTACACAGTGAAGGCCAACCAAGAAATGTATGCCATTGGTTTTTGTAATATCATTCCTGCTTTCTTTCACTGCTTCACAACTAGTGCAGCTCTTGCCAAGACCTTAGTCAAAGAGTCAACAGGCTGTCAGACTCAAGTTTCTAGTGTGATGACAGCATTGATTCTTTTATTGGTCCTCCTTGTAATAGCACCTTTATTCTACTCCCTTCAAAAATGTGTCCTTGGAGTGATTACCATTGTAAATCTTCGGGGAGCTCTTCGAAAGTttggtgatttgcccaagatgtGGAGGCTTAGCAAAATGGATACACTTATTTGGTTTGTTACTATGCTTTCCTCTGCACTGATAAGTACTGAAATTGGTTTGCTTATTGGGGTCTGCTTCTCTATGTTTTGTGTCATCCTTCGTACTCAGAAGCCAGAAGCTCCTATACTTGGTCATGTGGAAGAGTCTGAAATCTATGAGTCCACATGTGCCTACAAGAATCTGCAGACTGAGCCAGGAATTAAGATTTTTCGTTTTGTAGCTCCCCTCTATTATATCAACAAAGAATGTTTTAAATCTGCTTTGTACAAGAAGACTATCAGTCCAGTCTTAGTGAAGACAGCACAGAAGAAGGCAGCAAAGAGaaagctcaaagagaaaatggtGACTTTCAGTGGCTGTCAGGATGAAGTTTCCATGAACCTCTCTTCTGAGCCCCTAGAGCTCCATACTATAGTGATTGACTGCAGTGCCTTGCAATTTTTGGATACAGCAGGAATCCAGACCCTCAAAGAAGTTCGCAAAGATTATGCAGACATTGGTATCCAGGTTCTCCTCGCACAGTGCAATCCTTCTGTGAGGAGTTCGCTGTACCATGGAGAGTACTGCACAAAAGAGGAGGAAACTCTTATCTTTTGCAGTGTTCACCAAGCATTTTGTTTTGCCCTAGACTTGCAAAAACAGAAAGCATTGTGTGCTTCCAATGGTTTAAGTACTTCTACTGACTAA
- the TIGD6 gene encoding tigger transposable element-derived protein 6 translates to MANKGNKKRRQFSLEEKMKVVEAVDSGKRKGDVAKEFGITPSTLSTFLKDRAKFEEKVREASVGPQRKRMRNALYDDIDKAVFAWFQEVHAKNILVSGSVIRKKALNLANMLGYDNFQASVGWLNRFRDRHGIALKAICREDNDKLMNGIGIDKVNEWHAGEIIKLIADYSPDDIFNADETGMFFQLLPQHTLTAKGDCCRGGKKARQRLTALFCCNASGTEKMRPLIVGKSATPRCFKNVHSLPCDYRANQRAWMTRDLFNEWLIKVDAKMKQAERRILMLIDNCSAHNMLPRLERIQVGYLPSNCTAVLQPLNLGVIHTMKVLYRSRLLKQILLNLNSNEEKEKISIKQAIDMIAGAWWSVKQTTVVKCWQKAGIIPMEFTDTDPEDDDEPDTEIEKLWNSVAIATCVPNEVTFQDFITADNDLLISRELMDVEIVESMMAGASPEEAESESEDDEGVSLLEQPKLTIAEAISSVEKLRQFLSTCTDVPDAVFGQLNGIDEYLMTSVTHTLVESNITDFLQTK, encoded by the coding sequence ATGGCTAACAAAGGGAACAAAAAACGTCGACAGTtttctttggaggaaaaaatgaaagtagtAGAAGCAGTGGATTCTGGCAAGCGAAAAGGAGATGTGGCAAAGGAATTTGGCATCACTCCTTCTACATTATCCACATTCTTAAAAGATCGTGCTAAATTTGAAGAAAAGGTAAGGGAAGCATCTGTGGGACCACAACGAAAAAGAATGCGCAATGCACTCTATGATGACATTGACAAGGCTGTGTTTGCTTGGTTTCAGGAAGTTCATGCAAAAAACATTCTTGTAAGTGGATCAGTGATTCGAAAAAAAGCATTGAATTTGGCAAATATGTTAGGCTATGACAATTTTCAAGCAAGTGTTGGATGGCTTAATAGATTTCGTGATCGTCATGGGATTGCTTTAAAAGCAATCTGCAGAGAGGATAATGATAAATTAATGAATGGTATAGGAATAGATAAAGTTAATGAATGGCATGCTGGTGAAATTATAAAGCTGATTGCTGACTACAGTCCAGATGATATTTTTAATGCTGATGAAACAGGCATGTTTTTCCAGTTGTTGCCACAGCATACACTTACTGCTAAAGGTGATTGCTGCAGAGGAGGTAAGAAGGCCAGACAACGATTGACTGCACTTTTTTGTTGCAATGCGTCAGGAACTGAAAAAATGAGACCATTGATTGTTGGCAAATCAGCTACCCCACGATGCTTTAAGAATGTGCATTCACTTCCTTGTGATTACCGTGCCAATCAGCGGGCATGGATGACTCGAGATCTGTTTAATGAGTGGCTAATAAAAGTTGATGCAAAGATGAAACAAGCAGAACGCAGAATTCTCATGTTAATTGACAATTGTTCTGCACACAACATGCTTCCACGTCTAGAAAGAATACAAGTAGGCTATCTACCATCAAACTGTACAGCCGTTTTACAGCCATTGAATCTTGGTGTAATTCATACCATGAAAGTTTTATATCGGAGTCGACTCTTGAAGCAGATTCTTCTCAACCTCAATagtaatgaggaaaaagaaaagatcagcatTAAACAAGCTATTGACATGATAGCTGGGGCATGGTGGTCTGTTAAACAAACCACAGTTGTGAAGTGCTGGCAAAAAGCAGGCATTATTCCAATGGAATTTACTGATACTGATCCAGAAGATGATGATGAACCAGATACAGAAATTGAAAAACTATGGAATTCAGTTGCTATTGCCACATGTGTTCCAAATGAAGTCACTTTTCAGGACTTTATAACTGCTGACAATGATTTATTAATATCTCGTGAGTTAATGGATGTAGAAATTGTTGAAAGCATGATGGCTGGTGCAAGCCCTGAAGAAGCTGAAAGTGAAAGTGAGGATGATGAGGGTGTCTCTTTGCTGGAGCAGCCAAAACTAACTATTGCAGAAGCTATCTCAAGTGTAGAGAAACTCAGGCAATTTCTTTCTACATGTACAGATGTTCCTGATGCAGTTTTTGGACAGCTAAATGGTatagatgaatatttaatgaCAAGTGTAACACATACTCTTGTAGAATCCAATATTACAGATTTtctccaaacaaaataa